A portion of the Blastochloris tepida genome contains these proteins:
- the phoU gene encoding phosphate signaling complex protein PhoU, producing MTDHTVRAYDTELIELRQRIAEMGGLAEKMLSDAMQSLLKRDTTLAQTAIIADRRLDLLQREVEDKAVLTIAKRQPMASDLREIISAMRLASDIERIGDLAKNIAKRVVAMNGEYPPLKVVFGAVNLSTLVLAQLKDVLDAYSRRDLELATQVWKRDDEVDALYTSLFRELLTYMMEDPRNITFCTHLLFCAKNIERIGDHATNIAETAHYLITGELLPVERPKADTTTLSPNQVAVET from the coding sequence ATCACCGACCACACCGTGCGCGCCTACGACACCGAACTCATCGAGCTGCGCCAGCGCATCGCCGAAATGGGCGGCCTCGCCGAGAAGATGCTGTCGGACGCCATGCAGTCCCTGCTCAAGCGCGACACCACGCTGGCGCAGACCGCGATCATCGCCGACCGCCGGCTCGACCTGCTGCAGCGCGAGGTCGAGGACAAGGCGGTGCTGACCATCGCCAAGCGCCAGCCGATGGCCTCGGACCTGCGCGAGATCATCTCGGCGATGCGGCTCGCCAGCGACATCGAGCGCATCGGCGATCTCGCCAAGAACATCGCCAAGCGGGTGGTGGCGATGAATGGCGAATACCCGCCGCTCAAGGTGGTGTTCGGCGCCGTCAACCTGTCTACGCTGGTGCTGGCCCAGCTCAAGGACGTGCTCGACGCCTATTCGCGGCGCGACCTCGAACTGGCGACGCAGGTGTGGAAGCGCGACGACGAGGTCGACGCCCTCTACACCTCGCTGTTCCGGGAGCTCCTCACCTACATGATGGAGGATCCCCGCAACATCACCTTCTGCACCCACCTTCTGTTCTGCGCCAAGAACATCGAGCGGATCGGCGACCACGCGACCAACATCGCCGAGACCGCCCACTATCTGATCACCGGGGAGCTGCTGCCGGTCGAACGGCCCAAGGCCGACACGACCACGCTCAGTCCCAATCAAGTGGCGGTGGAGACGTGA
- a CDS encoding Hsp33 family molecular chaperone yields the protein MSGDVRERLPDDNAGQDRITPFQVEGLDVRGRIVTLGPAVDAMIAGHGYPEPVSRVLGEAVALGALLGASLKFEGRFILQTQTDGPVRMLVVDFESPNKVRACARFDAAAVAAAEDVRPAALLGRGHLAMTIDQGSDMARYQGVVELSGQGLEAAAHQYFAQSEQIPTFVRLAVAEEMSATGQGTRRSWRAGGLLVQFMPKDPARLARADLDPGDAPEGTAPHEVAEDDAWVEARTLAATVEDHELVDPGLSSERLLWRLFNERGVRVFEPQPVTNFCRCSQEAIRDMLSRFPLDDRAHMVEDGRITVTCEFCSTRYVVLPEDIGLPG from the coding sequence ATGAGCGGGGACGTTCGCGAGCGCCTGCCCGACGACAACGCCGGGCAGGACCGCATCACGCCGTTCCAGGTCGAGGGGCTGGATGTCCGCGGCCGCATCGTCACCCTCGGTCCGGCGGTCGATGCCATGATCGCCGGCCACGGCTACCCTGAGCCGGTGTCGCGCGTGCTCGGCGAGGCGGTGGCGCTGGGGGCGCTGCTCGGCGCCTCGCTCAAGTTCGAGGGCCGCTTCATCCTCCAGACCCAGACCGACGGCCCGGTGCGGATGCTGGTGGTCGATTTCGAGAGCCCGAACAAGGTGCGCGCCTGCGCCCGCTTCGATGCCGCGGCGGTGGCGGCGGCCGAGGACGTGCGGCCGGCGGCGCTGCTGGGCCGCGGCCACCTCGCCATGACCATCGACCAGGGGTCGGACATGGCCCGCTATCAGGGCGTGGTCGAGCTGTCGGGGCAGGGGCTGGAAGCTGCCGCCCACCAGTATTTCGCCCAGTCGGAGCAGATCCCCACCTTCGTGCGTCTGGCGGTCGCCGAAGAGATGTCGGCGACCGGGCAGGGCACGCGGCGAAGCTGGCGGGCCGGCGGCCTGCTGGTGCAGTTCATGCCCAAGGATCCGGCCCGGCTGGCGCGCGCCGATCTCGACCCCGGCGATGCGCCCGAGGGCACCGCCCCGCACGAGGTGGCGGAGGATGACGCCTGGGTGGAGGCGCGCACGCTGGCCGCCACCGTCGAGGACCACGAGCTGGTCGATCCCGGCCTGTCGTCGGAGCGGCTGCTGTGGCGGCTGTTCAACGAGCGCGGCGTGCGGGTGTTCGAACCGCAGCCGGTGACCAATTTCTGCCGCTGCTCGCAGGAGGCCATCCGCGACATGCTGTCCCGTTTCCCGCTGGATGACCGCGCCCACATGGTCGAGGACGGCAGGATCACGGTGACGTGCGAATTCTGCTCCACCCGCTACGTCGTTCTGCCCGAGGACATCGGTCTGCCGGGCTGA
- a CDS encoding GcrA family cell cycle regulator, giving the protein MTTMSWNDERIEQLKKLWADGLSASQIAAELGGITRNAVIGKVHRLGLSGRAKTATAAAPRSRKQRTPAPAPRQNGFVRGNVVLAPRVAPEEVPEVETELATEPVENVVPIGQRCSILELNEATCRWPIGEPGRPDFSYCGGRAISGLPYCSFHARIAYQPVADRRRDRRVG; this is encoded by the coding sequence CTGACGACCATGTCGTGGAACGACGAGCGGATCGAACAACTCAAGAAGCTGTGGGCGGATGGCCTTTCGGCCAGCCAGATCGCGGCGGAACTTGGCGGGATCACCCGCAACGCGGTGATCGGAAAGGTCCACCGGCTCGGCCTGTCGGGCCGCGCCAAGACGGCTACGGCGGCCGCGCCGCGCTCGCGCAAGCAGCGCACCCCGGCGCCGGCGCCCCGGCAGAACGGCTTCGTCCGCGGCAATGTGGTGCTGGCGCCGCGGGTCGCCCCCGAGGAGGTTCCCGAGGTCGAGACGGAGCTGGCGACCGAGCCGGTCGAGAACGTCGTGCCCATCGGCCAGCGCTGCTCGATCCTCGAACTGAACGAGGCCACATGCCGCTGGCCGATCGGCGAGCCGGGAAGGCCCGACTTCTCCTATTGCGGCGGACGGGCGATCTCCGGCCTGCCCTATTGTTCCTTCCACGCGCGCATCGCCTACCAGCCGGTGGCCGACCGCCGGCGCGACCGGCGCGTGGGCTGA
- a CDS encoding PstS family phosphate ABC transporter substrate-binding protein, with protein sequence MKLTTLASAVALAAAGAFVSGAAEARDQIRIVGSSTVYPFTTTVAEQFGKTSGNKTPVVESTGTGGGMKLFCAGVGVEHPDATNASRRMKKSEFEQCQKNGVEGIVEINIGFDGLTVAQSKQGTPVNLTLPQLLLAVAKEVPGPDGKLIANPYKNWSDIDKSLPNTKIEILGPPPTSGTRDSFHELLLEKGAEQIPELAALKKTDSKAFDKVWKTLREDGAYVEAGENDNVIVAKLEANKNAFGVFGFSFLEENSAKLRGVPLNGVAPEFDAITAGKYVGARRMYVYVKKAHVGVIPGLDAFVAEYVSNKALGEDGYLGKKGLVTLPKSELEQVRKGAADMTPMTADPLH encoded by the coding sequence GTGAAGCTCACGACTCTCGCCAGCGCGGTTGCGCTCGCGGCGGCCGGTGCGTTCGTGTCCGGCGCGGCCGAAGCGCGCGACCAGATCCGTATCGTTGGTTCGTCGACTGTCTATCCGTTCACGACAACCGTGGCGGAACAGTTCGGAAAGACTTCCGGCAACAAAACGCCGGTCGTCGAATCGACCGGTACCGGCGGTGGCATGAAGCTGTTCTGCGCCGGCGTTGGCGTCGAGCATCCCGACGCGACCAACGCCTCGCGCCGCATGAAGAAGTCCGAATTCGAGCAGTGCCAGAAGAACGGCGTCGAGGGCATCGTCGAGATCAATATCGGCTTCGATGGCCTCACGGTTGCTCAGTCGAAGCAGGGCACGCCGGTCAACCTCACCTTGCCGCAGCTTCTGCTCGCGGTCGCCAAAGAGGTGCCTGGCCCGGATGGCAAGCTCATCGCCAACCCGTACAAGAACTGGTCGGACATCGACAAGTCGCTGCCCAACACCAAGATCGAGATTCTCGGCCCGCCGCCGACCTCGGGCACCCGCGATTCGTTCCACGAGTTGCTGCTTGAAAAGGGCGCCGAGCAGATCCCGGAACTCGCGGCGCTCAAGAAGACCGACAGCAAGGCGTTCGACAAGGTCTGGAAGACGCTGCGTGAAGACGGCGCCTATGTCGAGGCGGGCGAAAACGACAACGTGATCGTTGCCAAGCTCGAGGCCAACAAGAACGCCTTCGGCGTGTTCGGCTTCTCCTTCCTCGAGGAAAACTCCGCGAAGCTGCGCGGCGTGCCGCTCAATGGCGTCGCTCCCGAGTTCGATGCCATCACGGCCGGCAAGTACGTCGGTGCTCGCCGCATGTACGTCTATGTCAAGAAGGCGCATGTCGGCGTGATCCCGGGACTTGATGCGTTCGTCGCCGAATACGTGTCGAACAAGGCGCTCGGCGAGGACGGCTATCTCGGCAAGAAGGGGCTGGTGACGCTGCCCAAGAGCGAGTTGGAGCAGGTCCGCAAGGGCGCTGCCGACATGACTCCGATGACAGCCGATCCGCTGCACTGA
- the pstB gene encoding phosphate ABC transporter ATP-binding protein PstB, with translation MTAGAAEPQLERPAKVIARNVNVYYGDKQALKDVSLDIEARSVTSFIGPSGCGKSTFLRCINRMNDTIAGCRVTGRIEIDSQDIYDPALDVVHLRARVGMVFQKPNPFPKSIFENVAYGPRIHGLARTKAELEEIVIGSLQKAGLFEEVKDRLDDPGTGLSGGQQQRLCIARAIAVSPEVILMDEPCSALDPIATAKVEELIDELRENYTIIIVTHSMQQAARVSQRTAFFHLGVVVEDGLTDSIFTNPKDRRTLDYITGRFG, from the coding sequence ATGACCGCCGGTGCGGCCGAGCCTCAGTTGGAGCGCCCGGCCAAAGTCATTGCCCGGAACGTCAATGTCTATTACGGCGACAAGCAGGCGCTCAAGGACGTCTCGCTCGACATCGAGGCCCGCTCGGTGACCTCGTTCATCGGACCCTCGGGGTGTGGAAAGTCGACCTTTCTGCGCTGCATCAACCGGATGAATGACACGATCGCCGGCTGCCGCGTCACCGGCCGGATCGAGATCGATTCCCAAGACATCTACGATCCGGCGCTCGACGTCGTTCACCTGCGCGCCCGTGTCGGCATGGTGTTCCAGAAGCCCAATCCGTTCCCCAAGTCGATCTTCGAGAACGTCGCCTATGGTCCGCGCATCCACGGGCTCGCCCGCACCAAGGCCGAGCTGGAGGAGATCGTCATCGGCTCGCTGCAGAAGGCGGGGCTGTTCGAAGAGGTCAAGGACCGGCTCGACGACCCCGGCACCGGCCTGTCCGGCGGCCAGCAGCAGCGCCTGTGCATTGCCCGCGCCATTGCGGTGTCGCCCGAAGTGATCCTGATGGACGAGCCCTGCTCGGCGCTCGACCCGATCGCCACCGCCAAGGTCGAGGAACTGATCGACGAGCTGCGCGAGAACTACACCATCATCATCGTCACGCATTCGATGCAGCAGGCGGCGCGCGTGTCGCAGCGCACGGCCTTCTTCCATCTCGGCGTGGTGGTCGAGGACGGGCTCACGGACAGCATCTTCACCAATCCGAAGGACCGCCGCACCCTCGACTACATCACCGGCCGGTTCGGCTGA
- the argF gene encoding ornithine carbamoyltransferase, which translates to MSSNGAPRHFLDLDQLPASELRRILDHGVEMKRARAAGARAKGPFEGRILAMIFDKPSTRTRVSFDVAMRQLGGETIMLTGAEMQLGRGESIADTARVLSRYVDAIMIRTLDHEAVMELAHYATIPVINGLTRLSHPCQVMADVMTFEERKGPIRDRTVAWSGDANNVLASWIHAAERFDFSLRVATPPELAPRPAMTEFVQRTGARVSFGHDPEAAVRGVDCVLTDTWVSMGDRESARRHNMLKSFQVNAQLMALAAPDAIFMHCLPAHRGEEVTDEVMDGPQSAVFDEAENRLHAQKSILAWCLDSGTAA; encoded by the coding sequence ATGAGCAGCAACGGCGCCCCCCGGCATTTTCTCGATCTCGACCAGCTTCCGGCCTCGGAGCTGCGCCGCATTCTCGACCACGGCGTCGAGATGAAGCGCGCCCGCGCCGCCGGTGCCCGCGCCAAGGGGCCGTTCGAGGGCCGCATCCTGGCGATGATCTTCGACAAGCCGTCGACCCGCACCCGCGTGTCGTTCGACGTGGCGATGCGCCAGCTCGGCGGCGAAACCATCATGCTCACCGGCGCCGAGATGCAGCTCGGCCGCGGCGAGAGCATCGCCGACACCGCGCGCGTGCTGTCGCGCTATGTCGATGCGATCATGATCCGCACCCTCGACCATGAGGCGGTGATGGAGCTGGCGCACTATGCCACCATCCCGGTCATCAACGGCCTCACCCGCCTGTCGCATCCCTGCCAGGTGATGGCCGACGTCATGACCTTCGAGGAGCGCAAGGGGCCGATCCGCGACCGCACGGTGGCCTGGAGCGGCGACGCCAACAATGTGCTGGCCTCGTGGATCCACGCCGCCGAGCGCTTCGATTTCTCGCTGCGGGTGGCGACGCCGCCGGAGCTGGCGCCGCGCCCCGCCATGACCGAGTTCGTGCAGCGCACCGGCGCCCGCGTCAGCTTCGGCCATGATCCGGAAGCCGCGGTGCGCGGCGTCGATTGCGTGCTGACCGACACCTGGGTGTCGATGGGCGACCGCGAGAGCGCCCGCCGCCACAACATGCTGAAATCCTTCCAGGTCAATGCGCAGCTGATGGCGCTGGCGGCGCCGGATGCGATCTTTATGCACTGCCTGCCGGCCCATCGCGGCGAGGAGGTCACCGACGAGGTGATGGACGGGCCGCAGTCGGCGGTGTTCGACGAGGCCGAGAACCGGCTGCACGCCCAGAAGAGCATCCTCGCCTGGTGCCTCGACAGCGGGACGGCGGCATGA
- the pstC gene encoding phosphate ABC transporter permease subunit PstC yields MYGIYFAGLILLIVLGYIRGRNRAMKSADTRDNHSRPIYHGAFVAIAALVPLIAVFVIGVPVSRHIVETQAIETLDPSIVNDDLRRGAALRDIRAVVSGNYRGVASPELVRAADAYQTLDNLANSLILGSGFVLGLLGISVALQKISASFRARNMVERFVQIILFFCAVIAILTTIGIVFSVLFETFRFFQRVPVLDFLFGLQWSPQTAIRADQVGSSGAFGIVPLVTGTFLITFIAILIAGPIGLFSAIYLAEYATPRFRAVAKPILEILAGIPTVVLGFFAALSLAPLIRELGEGAGLDVASESALAAGMVMGMMIIPFISSLSDDVINAVPQSLRDGSYALGATRSETVKKVVLPAAFAGIVSAFMLAISRAVGETMIVVMAAGLAGNLTFNPLEAVTTFTVQIKTILVGDQEFDSAKTLAAFALGFVLFFFTLALNVFAMQLIKRYREQYD; encoded by the coding sequence ATGTACGGTATCTATTTCGCTGGCCTCATCCTTCTGATCGTGCTCGGCTACATTCGCGGCCGCAATCGCGCGATGAAATCTGCCGACACACGCGACAACCATTCCCGTCCGATTTATCACGGTGCGTTTGTTGCCATCGCAGCCCTTGTGCCGCTGATCGCGGTGTTCGTGATCGGCGTGCCGGTTTCCCGACACATTGTCGAAACGCAGGCGATCGAGACGCTCGATCCATCCATCGTGAACGACGATCTCAGGCGAGGTGCTGCTTTGCGGGACATTCGCGCTGTTGTCTCCGGAAATTACCGGGGTGTTGCATCTCCCGAACTCGTGCGTGCGGCCGATGCTTACCAAACGCTCGACAATCTCGCGAACAGTCTCATTCTGGGCTCCGGATTCGTTCTCGGTCTCTTGGGAATTTCAGTTGCCCTCCAAAAGATATCGGCGAGCTTCCGTGCCCGAAACATGGTGGAGCGTTTCGTCCAAATTATACTTTTTTTCTGTGCGGTGATCGCGATACTGACCACGATCGGTATCGTTTTTTCAGTCTTGTTTGAGACTTTCAGATTTTTCCAACGCGTGCCGGTGCTCGATTTTCTGTTCGGGCTGCAATGGAGCCCGCAAACGGCGATTCGTGCCGATCAGGTCGGCTCTTCGGGTGCCTTCGGCATCGTTCCTCTCGTCACCGGAACCTTTCTGATCACGTTCATCGCCATTCTCATTGCCGGTCCGATAGGTCTGTTTTCGGCGATATACCTCGCGGAGTACGCGACACCTCGCTTCCGGGCAGTCGCAAAGCCGATTCTGGAAATCCTTGCCGGCATTCCGACGGTGGTGCTCGGCTTCTTCGCGGCGCTATCGCTGGCGCCGCTGATCCGCGAACTCGGCGAGGGCGCGGGTCTCGACGTCGCTTCGGAGAGCGCGCTCGCCGCTGGTATGGTGATGGGAATGATGATCATTCCGTTCATCTCCTCGCTCTCGGACGACGTCATCAACGCCGTGCCGCAGTCGCTGCGCGACGGATCCTATGCACTCGGCGCAACGCGTTCCGAGACGGTCAAGAAGGTCGTGCTTCCGGCCGCGTTCGCCGGCATCGTGTCGGCCTTCATGCTCGCCATCAGCCGTGCGGTCGGCGAGACGATGATCGTGGTGATGGCCGCCGGGTTGGCCGGAAACCTCACCTTCAATCCGCTCGAAGCGGTGACCACCTTCACCGTCCAGATCAAGACGATCCTGGTCGGCGATCAGGAGTTCGACAGCGCCAAGACGCTGGCGGCCTTTGCCCTCGGCTTCGTGCTGTTTTTCTTCACGCTGGCCCTCAACGTCTTCGCCATGCAGTTGATCAAGAGATATCGAGAGCAGTATGACTGA
- a CDS encoding aspartate aminotransferase family protein, producing MTAEPVTSNAPSALLPTYARADLAFARGEGAWLTALDGQRYLDFGSGVAVVSLGHAHPHLVAALTEQASRLWHVSNLYRIPEGERLAARLVAATFADLVFFTNSGAEALECAIKTARKYHASGGQPERYRLITFEGAFHGRTLATIAAGGQKKYLDGFGPPVDGFDQVPFGDLDAVRAAIGPATAGILVEPVQGEGGVRPLPPQTLRALRQICDETGLLLVLDEVQTGVGRTGKLFAHEWAGITPDIMAIAKGIGGGFPMGACLATSEAARGMTAGTHGSTFGGNPLAMAVGNAVLDIVLADGFLEQVRETALRLKQRLAELKDRHPAIIDEVRGEGLLLGLRPTVPNTEMQAALRAEKLLTVAAGDNVVRLLPPLIIGEAEIAAAIDAIDRACVRLAAAPQAGAAA from the coding sequence GTGACTGCCGAGCCCGTGACGTCGAACGCCCCGTCCGCCCTGCTGCCGACCTATGCCCGCGCAGACCTCGCCTTCGCCCGCGGCGAGGGTGCGTGGCTGACCGCGCTCGACGGGCAGCGATATCTCGATTTCGGCAGCGGCGTCGCCGTCGTCTCGCTCGGGCACGCCCATCCGCATCTGGTGGCGGCGCTCACCGAGCAGGCGTCGCGGCTGTGGCACGTCTCCAATCTCTATCGCATTCCCGAAGGTGAGCGGCTGGCTGCGCGCCTCGTCGCGGCCACCTTCGCCGATCTGGTGTTCTTCACCAATTCCGGCGCCGAGGCGCTGGAGTGCGCCATCAAGACCGCCCGCAAGTATCACGCCAGCGGCGGCCAGCCGGAGCGCTACCGGCTGATCACCTTCGAGGGCGCGTTCCACGGCCGCACGCTGGCCACCATCGCCGCCGGCGGCCAGAAGAAATATCTCGATGGGTTCGGCCCGCCGGTCGACGGCTTCGATCAGGTGCCGTTCGGCGACCTCGACGCCGTGCGCGCGGCGATCGGCCCGGCCACCGCCGGAATCCTGGTCGAGCCGGTCCAGGGCGAGGGCGGCGTGCGGCCGCTGCCGCCGCAGACGCTCCGGGCGCTGCGCCAGATCTGCGACGAGACCGGCCTGCTCCTGGTGCTCGACGAGGTGCAGACCGGCGTCGGCCGCACCGGCAAGCTGTTCGCCCACGAATGGGCCGGCATCACCCCCGACATCATGGCGATCGCCAAGGGCATCGGCGGCGGCTTCCCGATGGGGGCGTGCCTCGCCACGTCCGAGGCCGCCCGCGGCATGACCGCCGGCACCCATGGCTCGACCTTCGGGGGCAATCCGCTGGCCATGGCGGTGGGCAATGCGGTGCTCGACATCGTGCTGGCCGACGGCTTCCTGGAGCAGGTGCGCGAGACCGCGCTGCGGCTCAAGCAGCGCCTCGCCGAGTTGAAGGACCGCCATCCCGCGATCATCGACGAGGTGCGCGGCGAAGGGCTGCTGCTCGGCCTGCGCCCGACCGTCCCCAACACCGAGATGCAGGCGGCATTGCGCGCCGAGAAGCTGTTGACGGTGGCGGCCGGCGACAATGTCGTGCGGCTCCTGCCGCCTTTGATCATCGGCGAGGCCGAGATTGCCGCCGCCATCGACGCGATCGACCGGGCGTGCGTGCGGCTTGCCGCCGCCCCGCAGGCGGGAGCCGCGGCATGA
- the phoB gene encoding phosphate regulon transcriptional regulator PhoB yields MGTKILIVEDEEPLTLLLRYNLEVEGYEVDAVARGDEAETLLRERLPDLVLLDWMLPGLSGIELCRRLRARPETQRLPVIMLTARGEESERVRGLATGADDYITKPFSVPELIARIRALLRRAKPEHIAMLLRYGDLELDRETRRVHRAGREIHLGPTEFRLLEFLMQSPGRVFTREQLLDGVWGHDVYIDERTVDVHVGRLRKAINRGREPDPIRTVRGAGYSFNELFARNS; encoded by the coding sequence ATGGGTACCAAGATTCTCATCGTCGAGGACGAGGAGCCGCTGACGCTCCTCCTGCGCTACAATCTTGAAGTTGAAGGCTACGAGGTCGATGCCGTCGCCCGCGGCGACGAGGCCGAGACACTGCTGCGCGAGCGGCTGCCCGACCTCGTGCTGCTCGACTGGATGCTGCCGGGCCTGTCCGGCATCGAGCTGTGCCGGCGCCTCAGGGCACGGCCGGAGACGCAGCGCCTGCCGGTGATCATGCTCACCGCCCGCGGCGAGGAATCCGAGCGGGTGCGCGGCCTCGCCACCGGCGCCGACGACTACATCACCAAGCCGTTCTCGGTGCCGGAGCTGATCGCCCGCATCCGCGCATTGCTGCGCCGCGCCAAGCCGGAGCACATCGCCATGCTCCTGCGCTATGGCGATCTGGAGCTCGATCGCGAAACCCGCCGCGTCCATCGCGCCGGCCGCGAGATTCATCTCGGCCCCACCGAGTTCCGCCTGCTGGAATTCCTGATGCAGTCGCCCGGCCGCGTCTTCACCCGCGAGCAGCTGCTCGACGGCGTGTGGGGTCACGACGTCTATATCGACGAGCGCACGGTGGACGTTCATGTCGGCCGGCTGCGCAAGGCGATCAACCGCGGCCGCGAGCCGGACCCGATCCGCACGGTGCGCGGCGCCGGCTATTCCTTCAACGAGCTGTTCGCCCGCAATTCGTGA
- the pstA gene encoding phosphate ABC transporter permease PstA codes for MTDLALPRSTGLDTTSEAAKARTRARHRREFRFRLYGIVAIAMTTLFLAVVLGDILVKGLPAFTQHELMLEVNVAREDVDPQATGRPETIRAGDFHKLVRDALRREFPEVTDRAGRRLLDGLLSNGASDVLRDRVVANPGLVGETVRVPVRLSANADLYFKGIGTEITRHIGNGVATPSGTTGEITISVGANAFAEDLGLIKKHVQRQARALRREANRLRQSVEEVEVHKSERNRALLAAPGDSSKKALESEIKDLESEIQSLSQKAQDLETEAAELQRRFDGLAVNEQIGALLPSLLVAINGGLVKVKELGSSDVRGDVLKPLDSADAAESGAWQIIIYETPESNRRVSDREVAWMERLKERGLVINAFNWSFFTSGDSREPELAGIRGALTGTALTLFVTLILCLPIGVAAAVYLEEFAPKNTLTEIMEVNINNLAAVPSIVFGLLGLAMFLNFFGLPRSAPLVGGLVLALLVLPTIIIAARAALKAVPPSIKEAALGVGASHQQAVFHHVLPLAMPGIMTGTIIGMAHALGETAPLLMIGMVAFIVEVPGGITDAATVLPVQIYLWSDLPEIGFQAKTAAAIIVLLAFLFVMNGAAIVMRRRFERRW; via the coding sequence ATGACTGACCTCGCGTTACCCCGTTCCACCGGCCTTGATACCACCTCAGAGGCGGCGAAAGCGCGGACCCGTGCGCGCCATCGCAGGGAGTTCCGTTTTCGCCTCTACGGCATTGTGGCGATCGCGATGACCACGCTGTTTCTGGCCGTGGTGCTGGGAGACATTCTTGTAAAGGGTCTGCCGGCCTTCACCCAGCATGAATTGATGCTGGAGGTGAACGTGGCGCGGGAGGATGTCGATCCCCAAGCCACCGGTCGACCGGAGACGATCCGGGCGGGCGATTTCCATAAGCTCGTCCGTGATGCGTTGCGGCGCGAGTTTCCCGAGGTGACGGACCGGGCCGGTCGGCGTCTCCTTGATGGGCTGTTGTCCAATGGGGCGTCCGACGTTCTGCGCGATCGGGTCGTCGCAAACCCCGGATTGGTCGGCGAGACGGTGCGGGTGCCGGTCCGACTTTCCGCCAATGCCGATCTCTACTTCAAGGGCATCGGTACCGAAATCACCCGTCACATCGGCAACGGCGTGGCCACGCCGAGTGGGACGACGGGTGAGATAACGATTTCTGTCGGAGCCAATGCGTTCGCTGAAGACCTCGGTCTGATCAAGAAACACGTGCAGCGCCAAGCCCGTGCGCTGCGTCGCGAAGCGAACAGGCTGCGTCAGAGTGTCGAGGAAGTCGAGGTCCATAAGTCCGAGCGGAACCGTGCGCTCCTCGCGGCACCCGGCGACTCCAGCAAAAAGGCTCTCGAATCCGAGATCAAAGATCTCGAGTCCGAGATCCAAAGCTTGTCGCAGAAGGCGCAGGATCTGGAGACCGAAGCGGCGGAGCTTCAGCGACGGTTCGACGGCTTGGCGGTGAACGAGCAAATCGGCGCGTTGCTCCCGTCTTTGCTCGTGGCGATCAATGGCGGCCTTGTGAAGGTCAAGGAACTGGGCAGTTCCGACGTCAGGGGCGACGTGCTGAAGCCGCTGGACTCAGCCGATGCGGCTGAATCCGGAGCGTGGCAAATCATCATCTACGAGACACCGGAGTCCAATCGCCGCGTTTCCGACCGCGAGGTCGCGTGGATGGAGCGTTTGAAGGAACGGGGGCTGGTTATAAATGCCTTCAATTGGTCGTTCTTCACCTCTGGCGACAGCCGCGAACCCGAACTCGCGGGCATCCGAGGCGCCCTCACCGGAACGGCGCTGACACTTTTCGTGACGCTCATATTGTGCCTGCCGATCGGGGTCGCCGCCGCTGTCTATCTTGAAGAGTTCGCGCCGAAGAATACGTTGACGGAGATCATGGAAGTCAACATCAACAATCTCGCAGCCGTGCCTTCGATCGTCTTCGGCTTGCTGGGCCTTGCGATGTTCTTGAACTTCTTCGGCCTGCCGCGCTCGGCGCCTCTGGTCGGCGGCCTCGTCCTCGCACTGCTGGTGTTGCCGACGATCATCATCGCGGCGCGCGCCGCACTCAAGGCAGTGCCGCCCTCAATCAAGGAGGCGGCTCTTGGTGTCGGAGCCTCCCACCAGCAGGCGGTTTTTCACCACGTTCTTCCTCTGGCCATGCCGGGTATCATGACCGGCACGATTATTGGCATGGCCCACGCGCTCGGTGAGACAGCTCCGCTGCTGATGATCGGAATGGTCGCATTCATTGTGGAGGTTCCCGGCGGCATCACCGATGCGGCGACGGTGCTTCCCGTGCAGATCTATCTCTGGTCGGATCTTCCCGAGATCGGTTTTCAGGCGAAGACAGCGGCGGCCATCATCGTGCTTCTGGCTTTTCTGTTCGTCATGAACGGCGCTGCGATCGTCATGCGCAGACGTTTTGAGCGGCGCTGGTGA